aaacaTCATATATTGACACAGTTGACTCGTTCCCAAAATCCACTGCAGGGCAGAGTGACGAGGAATGAAACCCGTTTCGGAAAGAAAACGTCTAATTGACGAGCAGCTCATTCTTAGCGAAAAGAAtccaaagaataaaacaaaaaggaaaataattttGAATGAACGATAAAACAAACTTATGTTGATCACACCTTGAGTGTTTCCCTAAAACAAATTGCTCAGGCACATTTGTTTTGGAGATTCTGGTGCTGTAGTGCGACATCTAGTGGCTGAAAAGGGAGCGAGCCCCAAATAACTCCCATAGAAAAGCTTGATTGAGCGGACTGAGCATAAATATCATGTCTCACTTCACTAAAATAACATACATTGTCAGTTTTAGGGCTTTTGGCCTGAGGGTGACAGTAATGAGCCAATTATTGCTTTGTGCATCACAACAAGGAAACGGAGTAGCACAAGACTTATTCAGACGAGCCCCACAAAGATGATTTATGCTTTATCGGATGTGTTTTCAATCAGATACTTTTCAGATTTTTAGAGAAAACACTTTCCTTGGACATCAAGTTAGCACACGGCCTCTTCCCTAATTTTTTCTATGGCAACCGTCAGCGATCAGATTAGACTATGGCATCCTTTAGACTAGGTTAAAACTCAGATCaaagttatatttattttatttagtgtAGCTGAAGAGGTGGCTCTACAAAGAAGTATTTTATCTGTGTGTGATATTAAAAGAGTTGCAACTTATTTCTGACTCCCAGCAGAAGATGATGCGCCAGGTGACCAGCAGTGACTTCTGCATGAACAGCAGGCCGTCATGCCTAGCAGAGGACGGACACCACCCCGCCTCCCACTTTGAACTGTGCACCTCCCAGTCCAACAAGTTCtaccctcctcccccctccctccagaTGACGCTGGGTCCCATGGCTTTGCCCACCCAGAGCCACAAGCCCATGGTGTGccagagacaggaagtgctCGGGGGTGACCCCCGCTTGCCTGGAAAAATACCCGGCGTTAAAAGCACTGATCAAGCGGCGGATGAAggcaagaagaagaacaaggcTGTGGGGAAGACGGGTAGACGCGGTAGGCCTTTGGGAACCACCAAGCTAGCCGGATACAGAACCAGCACAGGGCGACCCCTCGGCACCACCAGAGCTGCCGGATTCAAGACGAG
This genomic window from Sparus aurata chromosome 13, fSpaAur1.1, whole genome shotgun sequence contains:
- the c13h5orf24 gene encoding UPF0461 protein C5orf24 homolog, whose product is MMRQVTSSDFCMNSRPSCLAEDGHHPASHFELCTSQSNKFYPPPPSLQMTLGPMALPTQSHKPMVCQRQEVLGGDPRLPGKIPGVKSTDQAADEGKKKNKAVGKTGRRGRPLGTTKLAGYRTSTGRPLGTTRAAGFKTSPGRPLGTTRAAGYKVSPGRPPGSIKGLSRLNKLAYGSTCSGAAFPYPLPHKEILCEPSCKEKTANE